TCCACCATTCGCCAGAGAACAGGTACTGGTTGCCGATGCTGATCAGCGTACCCAGCGAAGGCGATGTCGGCGGAACGCCGACGCCGAGGAACGACAGGGTCGCCTCGGTGATGATCGCAGTGGCCACCTGGATGGTGGCCAGCACCATCACCGGCCCCATCACGTTGGGCAGCACGTGGCGCAGCATGATGCGCAGCGGCGCCACGCCGGTCACGCGCGCGGCCTGCACGTATTCCTTGTTGCGCTCCACCAGCGTGGAGCCGCGCACGGTGCGCGCGTACTGCACCCAGCCCGTCAGCGAGATGGAGATGATGAGCACGCCGAAGGCCAGCGACTCATGCGCATTGGGGAATAGCGCGCGGCCGACGCCGGCAATCAGCAGCGCCACCAGAATGGGCGGGAACGACAGCATCACGTCGCACAGGCGCATGAGGAACGAGTCGAGCCAACCGCCGAGGAAACCGGCCAGCAGGCCGAACACCACGCCCACCGTGATCGACAGCACCACCGACACGATGCCGACGATCAGCGAGATGCGCGCGCCGTAGATCACGGCCGAGAGAATGTCGCGGCCCTGGTCGTCGGTGCCCAGCAGGTACTTGGAGGAACCCTCGGCACTCCACGCGGGCGGCAGGCGCGCGTCGCCGAGTTCGAGCGTTGCGAGGTCGAAGGGGTTGTGCGGCGACACCCATCCGGCAAAGACCGCGCAGAACACGCAGGCCAGCGCAATGAGCGCCGCCGCCACGGCCACGGGCGAAGTGCGAAAGCTGTAGCCGACATCGCTGTCGAGCCAGCGGGCGAATGTTTTTTTCATCGTGAGGAAAAAAGGATGGGCCCGCAAGAAGCGGGCCCAGAATCGAGCCGCTCAGGCCGCC
This genomic window from Variovorax paradoxus contains:
- a CDS encoding ABC transporter permease yields the protein MKKTFARWLDSDVGYSFRTSPVAVAAALIALACVFCAVFAGWVSPHNPFDLATLELGDARLPPAWSAEGSSKYLLGTDDQGRDILSAVIYGARISLIVGIVSVVLSITVGVVFGLLAGFLGGWLDSFLMRLCDVMLSFPPILVALLIAGVGRALFPNAHESLAFGVLIISISLTGWVQYARTVRGSTLVERNKEYVQAARVTGVAPLRIMLRHVLPNVMGPVMVLATIQVATAIITEATLSFLGVGVPPTSPSLGTLISIGNQYLFSGEWWITVFPGLMLVLIALSVNLLGDWLRDALNPRLR